One window of Plasmodium falciparum 3D7 genome assembly, chromosome: 7 genomic DNA carries:
- a CDS encoding acyl-CoA synthetase codes for MNISFTVCSLFILLINVVLHGAQKNSEKNVYTEICEKPANGNESSVYCMKDYKKKSSLYGYKHIMNFLLGNLNKHKNNIAVVEHDNGEPNNYLTYNDFFKKVLCFSNTLNTYEGKGIEEKMYKKEEKNNGKFRLLGLYGSNSINWIAADMASMLSGVTTLVMHSKFSLDVIVDILKETELEWLCLDLELVEGLLAHRNEFPHLKNLIILDTLNKSNKINSKGLEKSDKNKKSKEKDNGLVNVDYDKEKLKKIKDLKVKARSVGINIMEFDEMSRKEPKKIKINNEDPNFIASIVYTSGTSGKPKGVMLSNENFHNTVVPLCDHNIIKEYNPKTHFSYLPVSHIYERVLVHILFMLGGTINIWSKDINNFSKDLLNSKGEVLAGVPKVFNRIYTNIMTEISNLPPFKRWLVKRIISMRKANNNGSFSQFLEGLFKISSKIKDKVNTNLQVILNGGGKLSPKIANELSVLLNINYYQGYGLTESTGPIFVQDTSDNNSESMGIPFSPNTKFKVKTWETYKATDALPKGELLIKSGSIFSGYFLEKENTDKSFTEDGYFKTGDVVQVNSDGSLTFLDRSKGLVKLSQGEYIETDLLNNLYSQISFINNCVVYGDDSMDGPLGILSVDKYLLYRSLKDDHMLEKTGITEDNYNDRLNDEDINQSIFVEYVKEKMMETYNSTKLNRYNIINHIYLTSKIWDTNNYLTPTLKVKRFYVFKDYNFFIEEVKKTYKHKLKGVDEVNKNKEKKEEKKNEKNKNQKNEEQNSKDIHTKNAVQQSKLRPTKENFTEKKEEKEKNTKLRVRAKDMSQELELNK; via the coding sequence ATGAATATTTCATTTACGGTGTGTagcttatttatattactaaTTAATGTTGTTTTACATGGAGCGCAAAAGAATTctgaaaaaaatgtatacacGGAAATATGTGAAAAGCCAGCGAATGGAAATGAATCAAGTGTATACTGTATGAAAGAttacaaaaagaaaagttCTTTATATggttataaacatattatgaATTTCTTATTAGGAAAtctaaataaacataaaaataatatagcaGTAGTGGAACATGATAATGGTGAACCAAACAATTATTTGACTTATaatgatttttttaaaaaagtttTATGTTTTAGTAATACATTGAATACTTATGAAGGAAAAGGTATTGaagaaaaaatgtataaaaaagaagaaaaaaataatggtaAATTTAGATTGTTGGGTTTGTATGGTAGTAATTCAATAAATTGGATAGCCGCTGATATGGCTTCTATGCTTAGTGGTGTTACAACATTAGTTATGCACTCCAAATTTAGTTTAGATGTAATTGTAGATATACTAAAGGAAACCGAATTAGAATGGTTATGTTTGGATTTAGAATTGGTTGAAGGGTTATTAGCTCATAGAAATGAATTTCCACACTTGAAAAATCTTATAATATTAGatacattaaataaatcaaataaaataaattctaAAGGTTTAGAAAAAAgtgataaaaacaaaaaatctAAGGAAAAAGATAATGGTTTAGTTAATGTTGAttatgataaagaaaaattaaaaaaaataaaagatttaAAAGTAAAAGCTAGAAGTGTtggaataaatattatggaaTTTGATGAGATGTCAAGAAAAGAacctaaaaaaataaaaataaataatgaagacCCTAATTTTATTGCTTCAATTGTATATACATCTGGAACATCAGGAAAACCAAAAGGTGTTATGTTAAGTAATGAAAATTTTCACAATACTGTAGTACCATTATGtgatcataatataataaaagaatataatccCAAAAcacatttttcttatttaccAGTATCGCACATATATGAGAGAGTTCTTGTTCATATCTTATTCATGTTAGGTGgaactataaatatatggagtaaagatataaataatttctctaaagatttattaaattctaAAGGTGAAGTACTAGCAGGTGTTCCTAAAGTTTTTAATAGAATTTATACCAATATTATGACAGAAATAAGTAATTTACCCCCTTTTAAGAGATGGTTAGTAAAACGTATTATATCTATGCGTAAGGCTAATAATAATGGAAGTTTTAGTCAATTTCTTGAAGGactttttaaaatttctTCAAAAATTAAAGACAAAGTAAACACGAATTTACAAGTTATATTAAATGGTGGTGGAAAGTTATCACCCAAAATTGCTAATGAGTTAAgtgttttattaaatataaattattaccaAGGATATGGTTTAACAGAATCCACTGGTCCTATTTTTGTGCAAGATACTAGTGATAACAATAGTGAAAGTATGGGAATACCTTTTTCTCCAAATACAAAGTTTAAAGTAAAAACATGGGAAACTTATAAAGCCACCGATGCTTTACCAAAAGGGGAATTACTGATTAAGAGTGGTTCTATATTTAGTGGATACTTTttggaaaaagaaaatacagATAAATCTTTTACTGAAGATGGTTATTTTAAAACAGGGGATGTGGTTCAAGTTAATAGTGATGGTTCATTAACATTTTTAGATAGATCTAAGGGGTTAGTTAAATTATCACAAGGTGAGTATATCGAAACAGATTTGTTGAATAATCTTTATTCACAAATtagttttataaataattgtgTTGTATATGGTGATGATTCAATGGATGGACCACTAGGTATTCTTTCTGtggataaatatttattatatagatCTTTAAAAGATGACCATATGTTAGAAAAAACTGGAATTACTgaagataattataatgatagattaaatgatgaagataTAAATCAATCTATTTTTGTTGAATATGTCAAAGAGAAAATGATGGAAACTTATAATAGTACAAAATTAAATagatataacataataaatcatatttatttaacatCTAAAATATGGGATACTAATAATTATCTTACACCCACATTAAAGGTGAAAAGATTCTATGTATTTAAGGATTATAACTTTTTCATTGAAGAAgttaaaaaaacatataaacacaAATTAAAAGGAGTTGATGAAGTCAacaaaaataaggaaaaaaaagaagagaagaagaatgaaaaaaataaaaaccaaaaaaatgaagagcAAAATTCAAAAGATATACATACCAAAAACGCAGTTCAGCAATCGAAGTTAAGGCCcacaaaagaaaattttacagaaaagaaagaagaaaaagaaaagaatacaAAATTAAGAGTACGAGCTAAAGATATGTCCCAAGAAttagaattaaataaataa
- a CDS encoding alpha/beta hydrolase, putative, translating into MSIYFWITYCIFVCVIYYENTFLHKTQLSSILGYQGIDKILLLGKVDMANILNEKLYNSRKYMHKISRGVLYSDDDNTVDDYKDYKNKDVKSNKENNNISGNKENHGNENNIIMEDGNPEISFFTNRENLKIAKYCWKPKEEKTKAYIFALHGVTTHLRNQYLNYHGRPEWANKNEMTMKECSINHNNKLRNSSSQSNNISDEKTENCCKSKDNISNKINDENNVNKNINSENVSNKKDFRKPMDDNNVLLFTESDKDNDVYKNLYYCSKCGLSKYCNCGKRTMSYENSWIQSLNVNGYTFCGIDNQSHGLSEASRNERCFVEDFENFVADAVQALEIFVNEWKAKNELKPIILMGTSMGGCIAVKMFERIYDEKKEWRKYIKGLALISPMISIEKQTSTLFNKMLIGLGYILKNFFPLYKFKVLGRTLKYPWVKLDDDTDPYHYHEELKAGIALECLFGTYSCMKSKILKYIDESDIDIIVLQSKYDNIVDPTGSVNFVNKMVNIYNKKEEDDSNNNESNNNNNNNNNSNNNNNNNDHINNAGNIKSHIHSNNIKNNENISETIKSEDDKNLISNKSNSLSNQTCKYEKDYIILSGKELKGDDILWKPCDHGHYKNYKRKKNSTKSDLKNEKDKNNYKHLSVHILNYGSHKLSCEPDNKVTSSIFVDWLNNIFS; encoded by the exons atgtcaatatatttttggatAACATATTGCATATTTGTttgtgtaatatattatgag aaTACATTTTTGCACAAAACACAATTATCTTCTATTTTGGGATATCAGGGTATAGACAAGATTTTATTATTAGGAAAAGTAGATATGGCGAATATTttgaatgaaaaattatataattcaagaaaatatatgcataaaaTATCAAGGGGGGTTTTATAtagtgatgatgataatacagTTGATGATTATaaagattataaaaataaagatgtaaaatcaaataaggaaaataataatatttcaggGAATAAAGAAAATCATGGAAACgagaataatattattatggaaGATGGAAATCCAGAGATAAGTTTTTTCACAAACAgagaaaatttaaaaatagcAAAATATTGCTGGAAACCcaaagaagaaaaaactaAAGCATATATTTTTGCTCTACATGGAGTTACTACACATTTAAGGAatcaatatttaaattatcatgGTAGGCCCGAATGGgctaataaaaatgaaatgacaATGAAGGAATGTTCtattaatcataataataagttGAGGAATAGTAGTTCTCAATCGAATAATATATCTGATGAAAAAACCGAGAACTGTTGTAAATCtaaagataatatatcaaataaaattaatgatgagaataatgttaataaaaatattaattcagAAAAtgtttcaaataaaaaagattttAGAAAACCGatggatgataataatgttttattGTTTACCGAAAGTGATAAAGATAATGATGTTTATAAGAACTTGTATTATTGTTCAAAATGTGGTCTTTCAAAATATTGTAATTGTGGTAAAAGGACAATGTCTTATGAAAATAGTTGGATTCAATCATTAAATGTTAATGGTTATACCTTTTGTGGCATTGATAATCAATCACATGGATTATCAGAGGCGTCAAGAAATGAACGATGTTTTGTTGAAGATTTTGAAAATTTCGTTGCTGATGCTGTTCAGGCATTAGAAATATTTGTAAATGAATGGAAAGcgaaaaatgaattaaaacCTATAATACTTATGGGTACATCTATGGGTGGATGCATAGCTGTAAAAATGTTTGAAAgaatatatgatgaaaaaaaagaatggagaaaatatattaaaggtTTAGCACTAATATCTCCTATGATTAGTATAGAAAAACAAACAAgtacattatttaataaaatgttaaTAGGCCTAGGGtatattcttaaaaatttttttcctctttataaatttaaagtTTTAGGTAGGACTCTAAAATATCCATGGGTTAAACTGGATGATGATACAGATCCTTATCATTACCATGAAGAATTAAAAGCTGGTATAGCTTTAGAATGTTTATTTGGTACCTATTCATGTATGAAAagtaaaattttaaaatatatagacgAAAGTGATATTGATATTATAGTGTTACAatcaaaatatgataatatagtGGATCCGACAGGTTCTGTAAATTTTGTGAATAAAAtggttaatatatataacaaaaaagaagaagatgattcaaataataatgaaagtaataataataataataataataataatagtaataataataataacaataatgatcatataaataatgcgGGAAATATAAAGTCGCATATtcattcaaataatattaaaaataatgaaaatatatcagAAACTATAAAAAGTGaggatgataaaaatttgaTATCGAATAAATCAAATAGTTTATCTAACCAAACatgtaaatatgaaaaagattatataattctCTCAGGAAAGGAATTAAAAGGTGATGATATTTTATGGAAACCATGTGATCATggacattataaaaattataaaaggaAGAAGAATTCTACAAAAagtgatttaaaaaatgaaaaggataagaataattataaacatttaagtgtacatatattaaattatggaTCGCACAAATTATCATGTGAGCCAGATAATAAAGTAACGTCATCGATATTTGTTGATTGgcttaataatatatttagctaa
- a CDS encoding stevor, whose translation MNMYYLNMLLFTFLINTLVLPHYENYLNNHYNVGLIQNNTKRATINSRLLAQTKNHNPHYHNDPELKEIIDKMNEEAIKKYQQTHDPYKQLKDVVEKNGTKYTGGKDAEPMSTLEKELLETYEEMFGNESDMLKSGMSPNVDEKSSTCECTDINGVKLAKTKGRDKYLKHLKHRCIGGICSCTLGSALLTYIGTVAAKAAIIAKFAEVPKNCITSISILHMLTYDSMSSAIKSVGTAVCVADLAGEATTVSAIFVPCGIAALVLLILAVVLIILYIWLYRRRKNSWKHECKKHLCK comes from the exons atgaatatgtattacctaaatatgttattgtttacctttttaataaatacattagTATTACCACATTAT gaGAATTATCTAAATAACCATTATAATGTAGGTCTCATTCAAAACAACACCAAAAGAGCAACGATAAATTCAAGATTATTAGCACAAACAAAAAATCATAATCCGCATTATCATAATGACCCAGAACTCAAAGAAATAATTGATAAAATGAACGAGGAAGCAATCAAAAAATACCAACAAACTCATGATCCATATAAACAATTGAAAGATGTAgtagaaaaaaatggaaCAAAATATACAGGTGGTAAAGATGCAGAACCTATGTCAACGctagaaaaagaattattggAAACATATGAAGAAATGTTTGGTAACGAAAGTGATATGTTGAAGTCGGGAATGAGTCCAAATGTTGATGAAAAATCTTCAACATGTGAATGTACTGATATTAATGGTGTGAAATTAGCAAAAACAAAAGGAAGAGATAAGTATTTAAAACACCTAAAACACAGATGTATAGGTGGAATATGTTCTTGCACACTAGGTAGTGCACTCTTAACATATATAGGTACGGTAGCTGCAAAAGCTGCTATCATTGCTAAGTTTGCAGAAGTGCCTAAGAATTGCATCACCTCTATTTCTATATTGCATATGCTTACTTATGATTCTATGTCTTCTGCTATAAAATCAGTAGGTACAGCAGTTTGTGTTGCTGATTTAGCAGGAGAAGCAACTACTGTTAGTGCAATTTTTGTTCCTTGTGGTATTGCAGCTTTGGTTCTGCTTATATTAGCTGTTgtacttataatattatatatatggttgtataggagaagaaaaaattcGTGGAAACATGAATGCAAGAAACATTTATGCaagtaa
- a CDS encoding rifin has product MKDHYINILLFALPLNILVYNQRNYYITPRHTETNRSLCECELYSPTNYDSDPEMKRVMQQFVDRTTQRFHEYDERMKTTRQKCKDKCHKEIEKIILKDKMEKQMAQQLTTLETKIGTDDIPTCVCEKSMADKMEKDCLRCTYGLGTLAPTVGLIGSVAVGAWKPTALKAAIVAAQKAGDAAGVAAGEAAGKKAVILALQHFKLDNLFPEIYNAIVKIRHYADVKNFSVAIVEEHSLKCQSLDLKVTTNPTCETFEFNIGMRIPDSSFVEPVDQVVPEVLDSLVGNIKEVAEAKAAEVAAAKTAEFKIANVGAVESTYGSCQTAIIASIVAIVVIVLIMVIIYLILRYRRKKKMKKKLQYIKLLKE; this is encoded by the exons atgaaagaccattatattaatatattattgtttgctcttccattaaatatattg GTATATAATCAAAGGAACTATTACATTACACCACGTCATACAGAAACCAACAGATCTTTATGTGAATGTGAATTATATTCACCTACGAACTATGATAGTGATCCCGAAATGAAAAGGGTAATGCAACAATTTGTGGATCGTACAACACAACGATTTCACGAATATGATGAAAGGATGAAAACTACACGCCAAAAATGTAAAGATAAATGCCATAAAGAAATTGAAAagattattttaaaagataaaatggaAAAACAAATGGCACAACAGTTAACAACATTAGAAACAAAGATAGGTACCGATGATATTCCCACATGTGTCTGCGAAAAATCAATGGCGGACAAAATGGAAAAAGATTGTTTGAGATGTACGTATGGTCTAGGAACTCTTGCACCAACGGTTGGATTAATTGGTTCAGTTGCTGTGGGTGCGTGGAAACCTACGGCACTTAAGGCCGCTATTGTGGCAGCTCAAAAAGCAGGTGATGCGGCCGGTGTAGCTGCTGGTGAAGCTGCAGGTAAGAAAGCAGTTATTTTGGCATTACAACATTTTAAATTAGATAATTTATTTcctgaaatatataatgccATTGTTAAAATAAGACATTATGCTGATGTCAAAAATTTTTCCGTTGCTATTGTTGAAGAACATTCACTGAAATGTCAGTCGTTGGACCTTAAGGTTACTACCAATCCTACATGCGAAACATTTGAGTTTAATATAGGAATGCGTATACCTGATAGTAGTTTCGTTGAACCAGTAGATCAAGTTGTACCAGAAGTGTTAGACTCTCTTGTTGGAAATATCAAAGAGGTTGCTGAAGCCAAAGCTGCTGAGGTGGCTGCCGCTAAAACAGCAGAATTTAAAATAGCAAACGTTGGTGCAGTAGAATCTACATATGGTAGTTGCCAGACTGCTATTATTGCTTCCATCGTTGCAATAGTAGTCATAGTTTTAATTATGgtgataatttatttaattttacgttatcgacgaaaaaaaaaaatgaagaaaaaacttcaatatataaaattattaaaagaatag
- a CDS encoding rifin, with the protein MKVHYINILLFALPLNILVKLCRVHYQRNHKSPIPHKEKIHRILCECDLYTSIYYNDPEMNSVMQQFDLQTSKRFEEYDEWMKEKRIQCKEKCDKEIQNIILKDKIEKDLKDKFGALQTDLDSDAIPTCVCEKSVADKTEKFCLNCGKNMGAITPCWGLVSGLGYYRWEIAATAAAVQKGIDAGIAKAIELLKQNFGLTSLTNDAWTNLVNAKTFKDSAVLNSSLKELGEKICIFRDGTYDGDPMCMFMEKGPFKFAEITRKHTETVATKAAAEATSVTDANVAEVTASGFTYSTAITASIVAIVVIILVMLIIYFILRYRRKKKITKKLQYIKLLKE; encoded by the exons atgaaagtccattatattaatatattattgtttgcgCTTCCATTAAACATATTGGTAAAATTATGTCGT GTGCATTATCAAAGGAACCATAAAAGCCCTATACcacataaagaaaaaatacataGAATATTATGCGAATGCGATTTATATACGTccatttattataatgacCCCGAAATGAATTCAGTGATGCAACAATTTGATCTACAAACGTCCAAACGTTTTGAAGAATATGACGAATGGATGAAAGAAAAACGTATACAGTGTAAAGAAAAGTGTGATAAAGAAATACAAAacattatattaaaagataaaatcgAAAAAGATTTAAAGGACAAATTTGGCGCACTACAAACAGATCTAGATAGTGACGCTATCCCTACATGTGTGTGCGAGAAGTCGGTGGCTGACAAAACAGAGAAATTTTGTCTCAATTGTGGGAAAAATATGGGAGCAATTACACCTTGTTGGGGATTAGTTAGTGGTTTAGGTTATTATAGATGGGAAATAGCCGCTACTGCAGCTGCTGTTCAAAAGGGTATTGATGCGGGTATTGCTAAAGCCATtgaattattaaaacaaaatttcGGTCTAACTAGTTTAACGAACGATGCATGGACAAATCTTGTTAATGCAAAAACATTTAAAGATTCCGCTGTACTTAATTCATCTTTAAAAGAATTAGGTGAGAAAATTTGCATTTTCCGTGACGGTACCTACGACGGAGACCCTATGTGTATGTTCATGGAAAAGGGTCCTTTTAAATTTGCGGAGATTACAAGAAAGCATACAGAAACTGTTGCTACGAAGGCAGCTGCTGAAGCTACCTCTGTTACAGATGCAAATGTTGCTGAGGTAACTGCTTCAGGTTTTACATACTCGACAGCTATAACTGCTTCTATTGTTGCAATAGTAGTTATAATTTTGGTTATgcttataatttattttatattacgttatagacgaaaaaaaaaaataacgaaAAAACTAcaatacataaaattattaaaagaatag
- a CDS encoding rifin, whose amino-acid sequence MKLTYLNILSCYIILNILLLSSQINIQWNLYNTTQIQKTKLTITNTRLLCECDLYTPSNYDDDQEMKELMQQFEDRTSQRFHKYEERMKTTRQKCREQCDKDIKKIILNYKIEKELSQKLVTLETNIDTTDISTCVCEKSLSDKLEKTCLRCGGVFGGGVMPGFGAIGGTALYALNQLKPTAIATAIEEAIKAGASNISAAAFKASEAAGLAKVITELKALSVEKLIPGILNSIFSETHYTNATKIAEIILTKKSVTCGLSSPGNPICHEFGINFNIIDPGNGFFFPDKTGITQKVTEVVEGAKGAAANASKVASERVTAAIKAHETNVINATYAGYEITIIASIIAILIIVLIMVIIYLILRYQRKKKMKKKLQYIKLLKE is encoded by the exons atgaagctCACatacttaaatatattatcatgttatattatattaaatatattgttattatcatcacaa ataaatatacaatGGAACCTTTATAATACAACTCAAATACAAAAGACTAAACTAACGATTACAAACACTAGGTTATTATGCGAATGTGATTTATATACACCTTCCAACTATGACGACGACCAAGAGATGAAAGAACTAATGCAACAATTTGAAGATCGTACATCACAAAGATTTcataaatatgaagaaagGATGAAAACTACACGCCAAAAATGTAGAGAACAGTGCGataaagatattaaaaaaattattttaaattataaaatcgAAAAGGAATTATCACAAAAGTTAGTAACATTGGAAACAAACATAGACACCACTGATATATCCACATGTGTTTGCGAAAAATCATTATCAGATAAATTGGAAAAAACATGTTTGAGATGTGGAGGTGTATTCGGTGGTGGTGTGATGCCTGGATTTGGTGCGATAGGAGGAACGGCTTTATATGCTTTAAACCAGTTGAAACCTACGGCGATTGCTACTGCTATTGAAGAAGCTATAAAAGCAGGTGCTTCTAATATTTCGGCTGCGGCTTTTAAAGCAAGTGAGGCTGCGGGTCTTGCTAAAGTAATTACAGAATTAAAAGCATTGAGTGTAGAAAAATTAATTCCTGGAATATTAAATTCCATTTTTAGTGAAACGCATTATACTAATGCCACAAAGATTGCTGAAATTATTCTTACAAAAAAATCTGTGACCTGTGGATTGTCGTCCCCTGGTAATCCTATATGCCATGAATTTggtattaattttaatataattgacCCTGGTAatggatttttttttccagACAAAACGGGTATAACACAAAAGGTAACCGAAGTTGTTGAAGGAGCCAAAGGGGCTGCTGCTAATGCCTCTAAAGTTGCTAGTGAAAGAGTTACTGCTGCAATAAAAGCTCATGAGACCAATGTGATAAATGCTACATATGCTGGTTACGAAATTACTATTATTGCTTCGATTATTGCAATATTGATAATAGTTTTAATtatggtgataatatatttaattttacgttatcaacgaaaaaaaaaaatgaagaaaaaactgcaatatataaaattattaaaagaatag